The Flavobacteriales bacterium genome contains a region encoding:
- a CDS encoding ABC transporter ATP-binding protein, with product MKELNYLFKFYKKYRWRFALGTFFVVTSNIFALYPAIYTRKAFDAAKEAIESSQNSNYDFSDLTSTLLYFGMMLILFALLKGVFMFFMRQTIIVMSRLIEFDIKNEIFKHYQKLDRAFYKRNNTGDMMARISEDVTKVRMFLGPATMYPINMISLFIFVMYNMFSINIKLSLFVLAPLPIMSITIFFISKVIHAKSEKVQSQLSTLSTLTQESFSGIRILKSFVNERTNFSIFKSETNEYLKRNVSLAKTNAAFFPFMLLLIGLSTLLTIYVGGKESIAGNITTGNIAEFIIYVNMLTWPMASIGWVTSIIQRAAASQKRINEFLNTEAEINSEDGNVHNIDGKITFKNISFEYPDSGVKALDNISFNIEKGQSVAIVGRTGSGKSTIVNLISRMYMPTSGKIEIDDLPIEEINLASLRSGISLVPQEALLFSDTISNNIAFGSKEELTQEDLELVAKKAAIHDNIKNFPKGYQTMVGERGVTLSGGQKQRISIARALVRPSSILIFDDCLSAVDNETEEKILSSLKKEGLEKTSITISHRMSSIQHTDKIIVLDNGKIAEMGTHSELFEKGGIYHEMYQQQLSN from the coding sequence CTATTCAAATTTTATAAAAAATACCGATGGCGTTTTGCTCTTGGCACATTTTTCGTAGTGACATCTAATATTTTTGCTTTGTATCCAGCAATATATACTAGAAAAGCATTTGACGCTGCCAAAGAAGCCATAGAATCTTCACAAAATAGCAATTACGATTTTTCAGATTTAACCTCAACCTTACTATATTTTGGAATGATGTTAATTCTATTTGCGTTATTGAAAGGGGTTTTTATGTTTTTTATGAGACAAACTATCATTGTTATGTCTCGATTAATTGAATTCGATATAAAAAATGAAATATTCAAACATTATCAGAAATTAGACAGAGCTTTTTATAAAAGAAATAACACGGGTGACATGATGGCTCGAATAAGTGAAGATGTTACTAAAGTAAGAATGTTTTTAGGTCCAGCTACAATGTATCCCATCAATATGATATCGCTGTTCATTTTTGTAATGTATAATATGTTTAGCATCAATATTAAGCTGAGTTTATTTGTTCTTGCGCCACTTCCAATAATGTCTATTACTATATTTTTCATTAGTAAAGTCATACATGCCAAGAGTGAAAAAGTACAAAGCCAACTGTCTACTCTATCGACACTCACTCAAGAGTCTTTTTCTGGAATCAGGATTTTGAAATCCTTCGTTAACGAAAGAACTAACTTTAGTATTTTCAAATCTGAAACTAACGAATACCTCAAACGTAATGTGTCCTTAGCTAAAACTAATGCCGCTTTCTTTCCCTTTATGCTTTTATTGATAGGCTTAAGCACTTTACTTACTATATACGTTGGAGGAAAAGAATCTATAGCAGGTAATATTACAACTGGAAACATCGCCGAATTCATTATATATGTCAATATGTTAACATGGCCTATGGCATCTATCGGCTGGGTTACCTCCATTATACAAAGAGCAGCAGCTTCCCAAAAAAGAATTAATGAATTTCTTAATACAGAGGCAGAAATTAATTCAGAAGACGGAAATGTACATAATATTGACGGTAAGATAACTTTTAAAAATATAAGCTTTGAATATCCAGACAGTGGAGTAAAAGCATTAGATAATATTTCGTTTAACATCGAAAAGGGGCAATCTGTTGCAATAGTCGGAAGGACAGGTTCAGGAAAATCAACAATTGTCAACCTCATTAGCCGCATGTATATGCCTACCTCTGGAAAAATTGAGATAGATGACCTTCCAATAGAAGAAATCAACTTAGCTAGTCTTCGCTCAGGAATAAGCTTAGTACCTCAGGAAGCTTTATTGTTTTCAGACACCATATCCAATAATATTGCCTTTGGTTCAAAAGAAGAACTAACACAAGAAGATTTAGAATTGGTTGCCAAAAAAGCAGCTATACACGATAATATCAAAAACTTCCCAAAAGGTTATCAAACTATGGTTGGAGAAAGAGGTGTTACACTATCTGGCGGACAAAAACAGCGCATCTCAATTGCTAGAGCATTAGTTAGACCTTCTAGCATACTTATTTTCGACGATTGCTTGTCAGCAGTAGATAATGAAACTGAAGAAAAAATACTCTCGTCTCTAAAAAAAGAAGGTCTAGAAAAAACAAGTATTACTATAAGCCACAGAATGTCATCAATACAACATACCGACAAAATAATAGTTCTTGATAACGGCAAAATTGCTGAAATGGGAACACATTCTGAGCTTTTCGAAAAAGGCGGGATTTATCACGAAATGTACCAGCAACAACTTTCAAATTAG
- a CDS encoding PUR family DNA/RNA-binding protein — MEDYKDQEEIFSNIVRAGKRTYFFDVRATRANDYYLTITESKKIFNDDGSHYFKKHKIFLYKEDFEKFKDALSESIDYIFKNKGQEIISASKNESDEGDSSFTDVNFEDI; from the coding sequence ATGGAAGACTACAAAGACCAAGAAGAAATTTTTTCAAATATAGTAAGAGCAGGTAAAAGAACTTACTTTTTTGATGTAAGAGCTACTAGAGCAAACGATTACTACCTAACTATTACTGAAAGTAAAAAAATATTTAATGACGATGGTAGTCACTATTTTAAAAAGCATAAAATATTTCTTTACAAAGAAGATTTTGAGAAATTCAAAGACGCTCTCTCCGAAAGTATAGACTACATCTTCAAGAACAAAGGACAAGAAATTATTTCAGCTTCAAAAAACGAATCTGATGAAGGTGATTCGAGTTTTACCGATGTTAATTTTGAAGATATCTAA
- a CDS encoding DoxX family protein — MSLLINSTETVFLIVQILAVSFLAILFLQSGIDKVVDKKGNLEWLSSHFANSPFKNFVPVLFFTITVVELLSGILNLVGVVFLLYDGSITLAFYGTILASVALIMLFLGQRVAKDYVGAQSLVSYFILTILTLLVFGYTI, encoded by the coding sequence ATGTCATTACTCATAAATTCTACAGAAACAGTGTTTTTAATTGTTCAGATATTAGCCGTATCCTTTTTAGCAATTTTGTTTTTACAATCTGGCATTGATAAGGTAGTGGACAAAAAAGGAAATTTGGAGTGGTTGAGCTCTCATTTTGCTAATTCACCATTTAAAAACTTTGTGCCAGTTTTATTTTTTACGATAACCGTTGTTGAGCTTTTATCAGGTATATTAAATCTTGTTGGGGTTGTTTTTTTACTTTATGATGGTAGTATAACTTTAGCGTTTTACGGTACTATTTTGGCTTCTGTGGCATTGATAATGTTGTTCTTGGGACAAAGAGTAGCTAAAGATTACGTCGGAGCACAATCTTTAGTTAGTTACTTTATTCTTACTATCCTTACCTTACTTGTGTTTGGATATACAATTTAG
- a CDS encoding ParA family protein → MNKIIVIANQKGGVGKTTTAINLAACLGVLEKKVLLVDADPQANSTSGVGYDPREIKAGLYECLIDDLSPKDAIVKTESPNLDLLPAHIDLVGAELELVNQQNREFILKGILEQVKSSYDYIIIDCAPSLGIVTTNALTAANSIIIPIQCEYFALEGLGKLLNTIKIVQNRLNKELDIEGLLLTMYDTRLRLSNQVVEEVKTHFQEMVFDTIIQRNVRLSEAPSFGQTIIMHDANSKGAINYLNLAKELLEKNETALQNQ, encoded by the coding sequence ATGAATAAAATTATTGTAATCGCTAATCAAAAAGGTGGAGTTGGCAAAACAACTACTGCAATCAATCTAGCAGCATGCCTTGGCGTACTTGAAAAAAAAGTCCTACTTGTAGATGCAGACCCTCAAGCAAACTCAACATCAGGTGTTGGCTACGACCCAAGAGAAATTAAAGCAGGACTATACGAATGCTTAATTGATGATCTTAGTCCAAAAGATGCAATCGTTAAAACTGAAAGCCCAAATTTGGATTTACTACCTGCTCACATTGATTTAGTTGGTGCTGAACTCGAACTCGTCAATCAACAAAATAGAGAGTTTATTCTTAAAGGCATCTTAGAGCAAGTTAAATCTAGTTATGACTACATTATCATTGACTGCGCCCCTTCTTTAGGTATAGTGACTACAAATGCCTTAACCGCAGCAAACTCCATTATAATACCTATTCAATGCGAATATTTTGCTCTTGAAGGACTTGGCAAATTACTCAATACAATTAAAATTGTTCAAAATCGTTTGAACAAAGAGCTCGATATTGAAGGTCTTTTACTAACTATGTATGATACGAGATTAAGACTTTCAAACCAGGTGGTTGAAGAAGTAAAAACACATTTTCAAGAAATGGTCTTCGATACTATCATACAGAGAAATGTAAGACTAAGTGAAGCACCTAGCTTTGGACAAACTATCATTATGCATGATGCTAATAGTAAAGGTGCTATCAATTACTTAAATCTAGCAAAAGAGCTCTTGGAAAAGAATGAAACAGCACTTCAAAATCAATAA
- a CDS encoding ParB/RepB/Spo0J family partition protein, whose product MAEKKRALGKGLSALLKNPDTDITTNESIDDTNQVVGSVSEIKIEQIEVNPFQPRTDFDQDALQELAISIKELGIIQPLTVRKLGYDKFQLISGERRFRASQLAGLKTVPVYVRIANDQAMLEMALVENIQREQLNPVEIALSYQRLIDECKLTQEKMSERVGKKRSTITNYLRLLKLPAEILAALRDESISMGHARALVNVKNQDTQINIFRDALNNGFTVREIEQIVKDFGDSSYTKTSRNRSKTLPSFEHQKLANDISNKFGKDVKLKVSTSGKGKIEIPFNSNDDLHQIISQLGL is encoded by the coding sequence ATGGCAGAAAAAAAACGTGCACTAGGAAAAGGTCTATCCGCATTACTTAAGAATCCAGACACAGACATCACAACCAATGAAAGTATTGATGACACCAATCAAGTTGTTGGTTCGGTTTCTGAAATTAAAATAGAGCAAATTGAAGTCAATCCTTTTCAGCCTAGAACAGATTTTGACCAAGATGCTTTACAAGAATTAGCAATTTCCATCAAAGAATTAGGCATAATTCAGCCCTTAACCGTTAGAAAATTGGGTTACGATAAATTCCAATTAATTTCTGGTGAAAGAAGATTTAGAGCTTCACAGTTAGCGGGATTGAAGACAGTTCCTGTATATGTTAGGATTGCCAACGATCAAGCCATGTTGGAAATGGCATTGGTAGAGAATATCCAAAGAGAACAACTTAACCCCGTTGAAATTGCTTTAAGCTATCAAAGGCTAATAGACGAATGCAAACTTACTCAAGAAAAAATGAGCGAAAGAGTAGGTAAAAAACGATCTACCATTACGAATTACCTCAGACTTTTAAAACTCCCTGCTGAAATCTTGGCTGCTTTGAGAGATGAAAGTATTAGTATGGGACACGCAAGAGCATTGGTAAACGTCAAAAATCAAGACACTCAAATCAATATTTTTAGAGATGCCCTAAACAACGGTTTCACAGTTAGAGAAATAGAACAAATCGTTAAAGACTTTGGAGATAGCTCATACACTAAAACATCTAGAAATAGAAGCAAAACATTACCCAGCTTTGAGCATCAAAAATTGGCTAATGATATCAGCAATAAATTCGGAAAAGATGTCAAATTAAAAGTATCAACAAGTGGAAAAGGAAAAATAGAAATACCTTTCAACTCAAATGACGATTTACACCAAATTATATCTCAACTAGGTTTATAA
- a CDS encoding 4-hydroxy-tetrahydrodipicolinate reductase: protein MNIALIGYGKMGQLIEQIALEKGHSISVIVNSSNPIENQDFSSTDVAIDFSTPNSAYHNIKYVLAQRIPVVSGTTAWLENLDDVKQLAQEKATGFLYASNFSIGVNLFFELNKKLSQLMQNQSEYKASIKEIHHTEKLDMPSGTALSLQSQIPNTIDIKSERTENVPGTHIVNYDSEIDSISITHQAHNRMGFAQGALIAAEWIIDKKGCFSMSDILKIN, encoded by the coding sequence ATGAATATTGCACTTATTGGTTATGGTAAAATGGGACAATTAATAGAGCAAATTGCTCTAGAAAAGGGACACTCTATATCTGTAATTGTCAATAGTAGTAATCCAATAGAAAATCAGGATTTTTCAAGCACCGATGTAGCTATAGATTTCAGCACTCCTAATAGTGCATACCACAATATCAAATATGTATTGGCTCAAAGAATACCTGTCGTTTCAGGAACAACAGCTTGGTTAGAAAATCTTGACGATGTAAAGCAACTAGCTCAAGAAAAAGCAACAGGATTTCTATATGCCTCAAACTTTAGCATTGGAGTAAATCTTTTTTTTGAATTGAATAAAAAGCTATCTCAACTGATGCAAAATCAGTCTGAATACAAAGCATCAATCAAAGAAATTCACCATACTGAAAAATTGGATATGCCTAGTGGTACAGCCCTAAGTTTACAGTCACAAATACCCAACACCATAGACATAAAAAGCGAAAGAACTGAAAATGTTCCTGGTACTCACATTGTCAACTATGATTCAGAAATAGATAGTATATCCATCACACACCAAGCTCATAACAGAATGGGATTTGCTCAAGGAGCACTCATTGCAGCAGAATGGATAATAGATAAAAAAGGTTGCTTTTCAATGAGTGACATTCTTAAAATCAATTAA
- the lepB gene encoding signal peptidase I, which yields MNWQFWKKKEKKKKKPKSEIKSWFNAILFAVIAATILRTFLIEAYTIPTSSMEKSLLIGDFLFVSKVSYGPRVPNTPISFPLVHHTLPLTKSTPAYLKWIQLDYHRMKGFGQIERNDCVVFNYPTDDLLYPERPVDKKENYIKRCVGLPGDVIEIKNSDLYVNGEPQTQTEKMKNQFRYYIKTDGTLFSQKTLNKYNIYEGQILSRKGDYELILNENSLEAIKRFTYVKKVEKIVAEKGMKLNSSELIFPEDKFNWNLDNFGPLTIPAKGVTVSIDTQNIETYRRVIEIYEKNTLEIIENNIYINGNLSNSYTFQMDYYWMMGDNRHNSLDSRYWGFVPEDHVVGKALFIWMSWDKNKKGINKIRWNRLFNAVH from the coding sequence ATAAATTGGCAATTTTGGAAGAAAAAAGAAAAGAAAAAGAAGAAGCCAAAAAGTGAAATCAAAAGTTGGTTTAATGCTATTCTTTTTGCCGTCATAGCAGCTACAATTCTTAGAACCTTCCTAATTGAAGCCTACACTATACCAACATCATCGATGGAAAAATCACTTTTGATAGGAGACTTTCTATTTGTGAGTAAAGTAAGTTATGGTCCAAGAGTGCCTAACACTCCAATATCGTTTCCACTCGTTCATCATACCCTACCGCTTACAAAAAGTACGCCTGCCTATCTAAAATGGATACAGCTGGACTACCACCGAATGAAAGGATTTGGTCAAATAGAAAGAAACGACTGTGTAGTATTTAATTATCCTACCGATGATTTGCTATATCCTGAAAGACCAGTAGATAAAAAAGAGAACTACATCAAACGATGTGTTGGCTTACCTGGAGATGTTATTGAAATAAAAAACAGTGACTTGTATGTCAATGGTGAGCCACAAACACAAACTGAAAAAATGAAAAATCAGTTTAGGTATTATATCAAAACTGACGGCACTCTTTTTAGTCAAAAGACACTCAACAAATACAATATATATGAAGGACAGATACTTTCTAGAAAGGGTGATTACGAGCTCATACTGAACGAAAACAGCTTGGAAGCTATAAAACGCTTTACATACGTCAAAAAAGTAGAAAAGATAGTTGCTGAAAAAGGAATGAAATTAAATTCATCAGAGTTGATTTTTCCAGAAGACAAATTCAATTGGAACCTAGATAATTTTGGACCCCTTACTATTCCTGCCAAAGGCGTAACCGTCAGTATTGACACACAAAATATTGAAACATACAGAAGGGTTATAGAAATCTATGAAAAGAACACTCTTGAAATAATTGAAAATAATATTTACATAAACGGCAACTTAAGTAATAGCTATACTTTCCAGATGGACTATTATTGGATGATGGGAGATAACAGGCACAACTCCTTAGACTCTAGATACTGGGGATTTGTTCCAGAAGATCACGTAGTAGGTAAAGCCCTTTTCATTTGGATGAGTTGGGATAAGAATAAAAAAGGAATTAATAAAATCCGATGGAATAGGTTATTCAATGCAGTCCATTAA
- a CDS encoding WbqC family protein → MQSIKPILLPCPYFGSIEYFSNLISNEYLIEVNDYFIKQSLRTRCKIYGANGPLTLTVPKVRKNSSKTLFKDIKINYDYHWQKEHWESLTSAYRSSPFFEYFEDELQTLFQKKHTYLKDLNLEMMTFVCSKIGISTAFNLSESYIDNSYYVDKRLHNFDHIQPPRYMQVFENKFGFISNLSILDLLFNEGNNSKSYLESINR, encoded by the coding sequence ATGCAGTCCATTAAACCAATACTTCTACCCTGTCCCTATTTTGGTTCTATTGAGTATTTCTCAAACCTAATTTCAAATGAATACTTAATAGAAGTCAATGATTATTTCATCAAACAGAGTCTAAGAACACGATGCAAAATATATGGTGCTAATGGACCATTAACACTAACCGTACCTAAGGTTAGAAAAAACAGTTCAAAAACACTATTCAAAGACATTAAAATAAATTACGACTACCACTGGCAAAAGGAACATTGGGAAAGTTTAACAAGTGCCTATCGTTCTTCTCCATTTTTTGAATATTTCGAAGATGAACTTCAGACCTTATTTCAAAAAAAACATACTTACTTAAAAGACCTTAATTTAGAAATGATGACCTTCGTTTGCTCTAAAATTGGAATTTCAACAGCATTCAATTTAAGTGAATCTTACATTGACAATTCTTATTATGTGGACAAGAGATTGCATAACTTTGACCACATTCAACCTCCGAGATACATGCAAGTTTTTGAAAATAAATTCGGCTTTATTTCTAATCTCAGTATATTAGACCTACTTTTTAACGAGGGGAATAACAGTAAGTCTTACCTAGAATCTATTAACCGCTGA